A window of the Oryza brachyantha chromosome 5, ObraRS2, whole genome shotgun sequence genome harbors these coding sequences:
- the LOC102722771 gene encoding uncharacterized protein LOC102722771, whose protein sequence is MGFMLRVRLASFFAGAAAAGAAGGFLLYKDYKLAHDSMALQVKGLQDHVDARYKALDNRLATLENQKTSEAVPDVGTGSD, encoded by the exons atggGGTTCATGCTGCGGGTGAGGCTGGCCTCCTTcttcgccggcgcggccgccgccggagccgccggGGGCTTCCTCCTCTACAAGGACTACAAGCTCGCCCACGACTCCATGGCCCTCCAG GTCAAAGGTCTACAAGACCATGTGGACGCCCGTTACAAAGCTCTTGACAATCGACTTGCAACATTGGAAAACCAGAAAACCAGTGAGGCTGTTCCGGATGTGGGCACGGGATCTGACTAG
- the LOC102723056 gene encoding protein PIGMENT DEFECTIVE 338, chloroplastic-like gives MPPPSLLSLLPAASVSPRSRRAARRPPAASRLPVRGARAALPLHASSPSSSSSSGGDGGGDELHLLEKPFPSPSADEAETEEAAPALSPEEALAPFLKFFQAKSTEPDEDDEDAGYVEEDAEEEEEEERTKAGADGRSFIYYDPKPGDLAVGVVVGGDGRTLDVDVGAGGEPALMMAKEAVPMSGEEFEYLACDIASEDAIQFADEGKVGVVVSGGDRQGGVNGGRNGKGRSSPVVGVGTVVFTEVLGRTLGGRPLLSARRLSRRVAWHRVRQIKQLNVPIKVKIFEWNGGGLLTRIEGLRAFLPKPEMMTRPRNFVDLKNHVGRQIHVCITRIDEKANELIISEKEAWAMTYLREGALLQGTVRKLFPYGAQITIGETNRGGLLHISNITHGQLRSVGDVLKVGEELKAIVIKSTTPGRIALSTKDLESEPGLFLSNKEKVFSEAEEMAQRYRDQISETHKPTEFDSCDDDTAPFDDEAVSFANWRWLRFSKSDKTNFNPPAGSEI, from the exons ATGCCGCCCCcgtccctcctctccctcctccccgccgcgtcCGTCTCCCCGCGaagccgccgagccgcgcggaGACCCCCGGCCGCGAGCCGCCTCCCCGTCCGCGGGGCACGAGCTGCCTTGCCGCTCCATGcctcgtctccttcctcctcatcatcatccGGCGGAGACGGTGGAGGTGACGAGCTCCACCTCCTCGAGAAGCCGttcccttccccctccgccgATGAGGCTGAGACGGAGGAGGCCGCTCCGGCGCTGTCCCCGGAGGAGGCGCTCGCGCCGTTCCTGAAGTTCTTCCAGGCGAAGAGCACCGAgcccgacgaggacgacgaggacgccGGCTATGTGGAGGAAGatgccgaggaggaggaggaggaggagagaaccAAAGCTGGGGCGGATGGGCGTAGTTTCATTTATTACGACCCCAAGCCTGGGGACCTCGCGGTCGGCGTTgtggtcggcggcgacgggaggacGCTggacgtcgacgtcggcgccggGGGCGAACCAGCGCTGATGATGGCCAAGGAGGCGGTGCCTATGTCGGGGGAGGAGTTTGAGTACTTGGCGTGCGACATCGCATCAGAGGATGCAATCCAGTTCGCCGACGAAGGGAAGGTGGGAGTCGTGGTCAGCGGTGGGGACAGGCAAGGAGGGGTGAATGGTGGGAGGAACGGGAAAGGGAGAAGCTCGCCGGTTGTGGGCGTCGGCACGGTGGTGTTCACTGAGGTTCTCGGTCGAACACTTGGCGGGCGTCCGCTGCTGTCCGCGCGCCGGCTATCCCGGCGCGTCGCGTGGCACAGAGTGAGGCAG ATAAAACAGTTAAATGTGCCTATcaaggttaaaatttttgaatggaATGGAGGAGGTCTGCTGACAAGAATTGAG GGGCTTCGGGCATTCCTTCCTAAACCTGAAATGATGACTAGACCAAGGAACTTCGTGGATCTAAAGAATCAT GTTGGTAGACAAATCCATGTCTGCATTACAAGGATTGATGAAAAGGCTAatgaattaataattagtgaAAAGGAAGCATGG GCAATGACATACCTCAGGGAAGGAGCTCTTTTGCAAGGGACAGTCCGCAAATTGTTCCCATATGGTGCACAAATCACAATCGGCGAGACTAATAGAGG TGGTTTGCTGCATATCTCAAACATTACACATGGCCAGCTGAGATCCGTTGGTGATGTGCTAAAAGTGGGCGAGGAATTGAAAGCTATCGTGATTAAATCAACAACCCCGGGCAGAATCGCTCTCAG TACCAAGGACCTTGAGAGCGAGCCTGGATTGTTTCTTTCTAACAAAGAG AAGGTGTTTTCCGAGGCTGAAGAGATGGCGCAGAGATACCGAGATCAAATTTCAGAGACGCATAAACCAACCGAGTTTGACTCTTGCGACGACGACACTGCTCCCTTTGACGACGAGGCAGTGTCTTTCGCGAACTGGAGGTGGTTGAGATTCAGCAAGTCTGACAAAACAAACTTTAACCCTCCTGCTGGATCGGAGATTTAG